From the Palaemon carinicauda isolate YSFRI2023 chromosome 42, ASM3689809v2, whole genome shotgun sequence genome, one window contains:
- the LOC137632774 gene encoding uncharacterized protein, which produces MSNSSEMADVKVEKKVECFTEKEEKQPILIIFKIPIGGLASYTPSKIQIGSSFELGVSRTAPTVQATPPTPPVPTERAEEEYLRPADESETVTWSAESTSDMLF; this is translated from the exons ATGTCAAACAGTTCAGAAATGGCTGACGTGAAGGTTGAAAAGAAAGTGGAATGTTTCACAGAAAAGGAGGAGAAACAGCCCATTCTCATCATATTTAAGATACCCATTG GTGGCTTGGCGAGTTATACCCCCAGTAAGATCCAGATTGGTAGTTCTTTTGAATTGGGTGTGTCTAGAACAGCCCCTACTGTTCAAGCCACTCCTCCCACTCCTCCTGTCCCAACGGAGAGGGCTGAGGAGGAGTATTTGCGTCCTGCTGACGAATCTGAAACTGTCACGTGGAGTGCCGAAAGTACTTCTGATatgcttttttaa
- the LOC137632772 gene encoding uncharacterized protein, which yields MPISPPMPVRIVSPDTSTFNSHAFLSSIYNPKPFNHISSSTDRVDAELEEASLNLVRGPRDSMSKTGSVKFGKASKRQHQLSSPAIKPGESSEAQGISRDAVPANKITKVDDKGPAMGDIKPRVVAKKTPVPNPVPKPRTFVPSKNGTVLSTKSSTINTLQEQPIITNIMNDVSQSRDKNDNLKIKSPRKSKEKESVVGFYQPIPDVVSMTQKESSVSAAKNIEGDASIKATFRINRNLKASPLSPVEKQKNLINSQPSTTVHPERGTVVLNESSQSPPKSANKLPVISTEVVLNSNVLAKPHSRKHAVKTQFLQHVGKENRLHAELISKFAESGSLEKIPQLRKVKTKEPKSVKELFPDYRYGQDRHQVLMVAPRKSERKTQLSDVANHLTVSSSSATPEESTPLRKKSAPTPPVTHRKVMETVNTEQQPPVLPRKFKGKNATNVLNVQAPSNKDGLTFVRNTSTGHSLGSFHESLRVPWKGPEENNFKRGADMRKSYTKVVCVVNL from the coding sequence ATGCCCATTTCACCTCCTATGCCAGTGCGCATAGTTTCTCCCGATACCTCAACCTTTAACTCCCATGCCTTTTTGTCTTCCATTTACAATCCCAAACCTTTTAACCACATCAGCAGTAGCACAGATAGAGTTGATGCGGAATTAGAGGAGGCTAGTCTTAATTTAGTCCGAGGTCCGAGGGATAGCATGAGCAAAACAGGGTCTGTCAAATTTGGGAAGGCATCAAAAAGGCAACACCAACTTTCCTCTCCTGCTATAAAACCAGGTGAAAGTAGTGAGGCTCAGGGGATAAGTAGAGATGCAGTCCCTGCAAATAAGATAACTAAGGTTGATGATAAAGGACCTGCAATGGGTGATATAAAGCCTCGGGTAGTTGCCAAAAAGACCCCAGTTCCTAACCCTGTACCAAAACCACGCACATTCGTACCAAGTAAAAATGGGACTGTATTAAGTACAAAGTCAAGTACCATTAACACATTGCAAGAACAACCAATTATTACAAACATAATGAACGATGTATCTCAGTCAAGAGACAAAAATGATAATCTTAAAATAAAATCTCCCAGGAAAtctaaagagaaagaaagtgtggtaggattttatcaaccaATTCCTGACGTAGTGTCCATGACTCAAAAAGAGTCTTCAGTTTCAGCTGCCAAGAATATTGAAGGTGATGCATCCATTAAAGCTACTTTTAGAATTAACAGAAACTTAAAAGCTTCACCATTATCACCTGTGGAGAAACAGAAAAATCTGATAAATAGTCAGCCATCTACTACTGTACACCCAGAGAGGGGGACAGTGGTCCTTAATGAATCAAGTCAGTCTCCACCTAAATCTGCTAACAAATTACCAGTAATTTCTACTGAAGTAGTCCTGAACTCAAATGTTTTAGCAAAACCACATTCTAGGAAGCATGCTGTTAAGACACAATTTTTGCAGCATGTAGGAAAGGAAAATAGGCTCCATGCTGAGCTAATAAGCAAGTTTGCAGAATCTGGAAGTTTAGAAAAGATTCCACAACTTCGAAAAGTAAAAACTAAAGAACCAAAGAGTGTTAAGGAATTATTCCCTGACTATAGATATGGTCAGGATAGGCACCAAGTACTAATGGTAGCACCTCGAAAATCAGAAAGAAAAACACAATTATCTGATGTAGCTAACCATTTAACAGTTTCTTCCAGCAGTGCAACTCCAGAGGAAAGTACACCATTGAGGAAAAAAAGTGCACCAACACCACCCGTTACCCATAGGAAAGTTATGGAAACTGTGAATACAGAACAACAGCCACCTGTACTTCCAAGAAAGTTTAAAGGCAAAAATGCCACCAATGTATTGAATGTTCAGGCTCCGAGCAATAAAGATGGCTTGACTTTTGTTAGAAATACGAGTACAGGCCATTCTCTTGGCAGTTTTCATGAATCATTAAGAGTGCCATGGAAGGGTCCTGAGGAGAACAACTTTAAAAGGGGTGCTGATATGAGGAAGTCTTACACAAAAGTTGTGTGTGTGGTTAATCTCTAA